From Daphnia pulicaria isolate SC F1-1A chromosome 11, SC_F0-13Bv2, whole genome shotgun sequence, the proteins below share one genomic window:
- the LOC124315383 gene encoding myeloid differentiation primary response protein MyD88-like, which translates to MASFDNNSHLDGYLCSLRTTTFAKLSNMLNPTKVLLTDDGHLRDWRGLAELMGCDMLVIQNLEKTSNPFAGLISQVKDLTANQLIEYLEKMDRYDVVDDTIALMENDLYLASRQTNLQETKQDIPQIVTIGDQEQFSEDGTLVQYDAFVLYAREDQEFVNTVVKKIEGEYGMKLCLKDRDFIAGLPFEHQAVTELISNRCRFVLPIFSPNFLNSEDNKFVVNFSEALGIERGCRKIVPCVYQQCDLPKSVRYYTRLDFTRQNPYWDFWDKMKKSLADPSAPPSERTDKINISTTENNTEQKYPARLSPKGDLSEKSKSYPENVPATCSKSSSSGEQKENKLLHEEVVQEMPERGRETKHWLKKMWKKSKKKSVDKQKVKVLAF; encoded by the exons ATGGCAAGTTTTGACAATAACTCACATCTCGATGGATACTTGTGCTCATTGCGAACCACAACGTTCGCCAAACTTTCAAATATGTTGAATCCCACCAAAGTTCTTCTGACTGACGACGGTCATTTGAG AGATTGGAGAGGCCTGGCAGAACTGATGGGATGCGACATGTTGGTCATCCAGAATCTAGAGAAAACCAGCAACCCATTTGCGGGTTTGATTAGCCAAGTCAAAGACCTTACAGCCAACCAGCTTATAGAGTATCTTGAAAAAATGGACCGATATGATGTAGTTGATGATACAATTGCTTTGATGG agaATGATTTATATCTAGCCTCAAGGCAAACCAATttacaagaaacaaaacaagataTTCCTCAGATTGTTACCATTG gTGACCAAGAACAATTTAGTGAAGACGGTACTTTAGTTCAGTATGATGCTTTTGTTCTTTACGCAAGAGAAGATCAAGAGTTTGTAAACACAgtagttaaaaaaatagaaggggAATATGGAATGAAG TTGTGCCTTAAAGACAGAGATTTTATCGCTGGATTACCGTTTGAACACCAAGCTGTCAcggaattaatttcaaatcgtTGTCGATTCGTCTTACCTATATTCTCgcccaattttttgaattcagaAGATAACAAATTTGTTGTTAACTTCTCCGAAGCCTTAGGCATAG AGAGAGGATGCCGGAAAATCGTCCCTTGCGTGTATCAGCAATGCGACTTGCCAAAATCTGTCCGCTATTATACTCGACTTGACTTTACACGGCAAAATCCTTACTGGGATTTCTGggacaaaatgaaaaagtccCTTGCAGATCCTTCTGCGCCGCCTAGCGA GAGAACGGATAAAATCAACATTTCTACCACGGAGAATAACACTGAACAGAAATACCCTGCTCGATTGTCTCCCAAAGGAGATCTATCCGAGAAGAGTAAATCCTACCCTGAAAATGTTCCTGCTACTTGCTCCAAGTCAAGTAGCAGTggtgaacaaaaagaaaacaaactgcTCCATGAAGAAGTTGTTCAAGAGATGCCCGAACGTGGCAGAGAAACGAAACATTGGCTAAAAAAGATGTGGAAGAAATCCAAAAAGAAATCCGTAGATAAGCAGAAGGTTAAAGTCCttgcattttga
- the LOC124315156 gene encoding dual specificity mitogen-activated protein kinase kinase 7-like — MVYLLESKMVSLQNLLSLEERIRSENTEAARLNQEKMSIDNEVPFVRQGSGRRPGPLPLQPNGTPTRVRRNFDLAGINITNCSTNSKQAEIEARLQEIIKLTGIITVDGKRYFSSIHDLEHLGELGFGSCGHVVKMRHPPSNAIIAVKQMRRSGNREENKRITMDLEVVLKSHDCPYIVQCLGCFVTESDVWICMELMATCFDKLLKRLRQPIIEPIIGKIAVATVKALHYLKETHGVIHRDVKPSNILLDERGNVKLCDFGISGWLEDSKAKTRSAGCAAYMAPERIEPPDPSHPDYDIRADVWSLGITLVEMATGNSPYRDCQTDFEVLARVVRDDPPLLSQSQGFSPELCSFVRDCLTKNYKHRPKYKKLLEHPFIKKYEALPIDVSVWYQTVIRQIESNQLVRQSPQRTSQRMYTPPSPSLRRVTSEPPPIPPRTPESQRKPLLVRLASEPVVDGLDFQTINGRVTVVGTKPTLQQQPFQFDPKPPPGKPSPPVAGPIGPGGFRFNLPLRPPALPPRPPPTGGTQQPQPQSTQQASPSEETLPSLTRGLNPSRVTSPPTDLPGLPPRPPPAGAESAADRNSSSVARLAQMFGTQLSPARSPTTSGRDPNEIFNLPSNRRPADSPPVVPPRLSPESANPPPRSLFSDGLLARISQDPFFSRLLRPSTSSEQSHNGGGRNNGHHQSSGDQRSAPSSSLFGRRISAEGLSLRSRYSPSPPQHPPPQPPARRLSQSSGSGGSGLGYGSGGGGAGSASVPASPVLHPRHMGENANPFSSGYVLPRHLTPEPQRRSFSQRFEL, encoded by the exons ATGGTGTATCTGCTCGAAAGCAAGATGGTGTCTCTACAAAATTTACTCTCTCTCGAAGAGAGAATTAGAAGTGAAAATACAGAAGCGGCTCGATTAAATcaggaaaaaatgtcgatCGACAACGAAGTTCCGTTCGTCCGGCAAGGTTCCGGAAGAAGACCCGGTCCAC TGCCTCTGCAGCCAAATGGAACCCCTACCAGAGTCAGACGGAACTTTGACTTAGCTGGGATAAACATCACCAACTGCTCGACAAACTCAAAGCAAGCAGAAATCGAAGCCAGACTACAGGAGATCATCAAACTCACTGGCATCATCACAGTCGATGGCAAACGATACTTCAGCAGCATACATGACCTAGAGCATCTGGGAGAGCTGGGTTTCGGATCTTGTGGTCATGTCGTCAAAATGAGACACCCACCCAGCAACGCCATAATAGCAGTCAAG CAAATGAGGAGGTCGGGCAATCGCGAAGAGAATAAGAGGATCACCATGGACTTGGAAGTTGTACTGAAGTCTCACGACTGCCCCTACATCGTACAGTGCCTGGGTTGTTTTGTGACCGAATCTGACGTTTGGATTTGTATGGAGCTTATGGCCACGTGTTTTGACAAATTACTCAAACGACTCAGGCAACCCATCATCGAACCCATCATCGGGAAAATTGCTGTCGCC ACCGTCAAAGCGTTGCACTATCTCAAAGAGACCCATGGTGTTATCCATCGTGACGTGAAACCTTCCAATATTTTACTTGACGAAAGGGGAAATGTTAAGCTGTGCGATTTCGGTATTTCCGGCTGGTTGGAGGACTCGAAAGCAAAAACGCGCAGCGCTGGATGCGCCGCCTACATGGCT CCTGAACGAATTGAACCACCTGATCCATCGCATCCCGACTATGACATTCGAGCCGACGTATGGTCGCTGGGCATCACTCTGGTTGAAATGGCAACGGGAAACTCACCGTACCGTGATTGCCAGACGGATTTTGAAGTGTTGGCCCGTGTCGTCCGTGACGACCCACCTCTCCTCTCCCAGTCGCAAGGATTCAGCCCCGAGCTCTGCTCCTTCGTCCGTgattg TTTGACGAAGAACTACAAGCACCGGCCAAAGTACAAGAAACTGCTGGAACATCCGTTCATCAAGAAATACGAAGCGTTGCCGATCGACGTGTCCGTGTGGTACCAGACGGTGATCCGTCAAATCGAGAGCAACCAGCTGGTCCGCCAGTCGCCGCAGCGTACATCGCAGAGGATGTACACTCCACCGTCGCCGAGTTTACGGAGAGTTACTTCGGAACCGCCGCCAATTCCACCGCGGACGCCCGAGAGCCAGCGGAAGCCATTGCTGGTGCGGCTGGCATCGGAGCCGGTCGTCGACGGACTCGATTTCCAGACCATCAACGGTCGGGTCACGGTGGTGGGCACCAAACCGACACTGCAACAACAACCGTTTCAGTTCGATCCCAAACCACCGCCCGGTAAACCCAGTCCGCCGGTGGCTGGCCCAATAGGGCCAGGAGGCTTCCGATTCAACCTACCTCTACGGCCGCCAGCGCTTCCACCTCGACCTCCGCCCACGGGAGGGACCCAGCAGCCACAACCGCAGAGCACTCAACAAGCATCACCTTCAGAAGAGACTCTGCCGTCGTTGACAAGAGGCTTGAACCCGTCACGCGTCACCAGTCCGCCAACTGATTTACCCGGTCTACCTCCTCGTCCTCCACCTGCAGGTGCCGAATCGGCTGCCGATCGAAATAGTTCGTCTGTAGCTCGACTGGCCCAGATGTTTGGTACGCAATTGTCACCTGCCAg ATCGCCGACAACCAGTGGGAGAGATCCCAACGAGATCTTCAATTTGCCATCCAACCGGCGGCCGGCCGATTCGCCGCCTGTCGTCCCTCCGCGTTTGTCACCCGAGTCTGCCAATCCACCGCCGCGTTCTCTCTTCTCTGATGGGCTTTTGGCCAGGATCAGCCAGGATCCTTTCTTCTCTCGCTTGCTGAGGCCCAGCACCAGTTCGGAACAGTCTCACAACGGAGGCGGACGGAACAACGGACACCATCAGTCGAGCGGCGACCAGCGATCGGCACCTTCGTCTTCGTTATTCGGCCGTCGTATCTCTGCCGAAGGCTTATCACTAAGAAG CAGGTATTCGCCTTCGCCTCCGCAGCATCCGCCACCGCAGCCACCCGCTCGCCGGTTGTCTCAATCCTCCGGCAGTGGTGGCAGTGGTCTTGGTTACGGCAGCGGTGGAGGAGGTGCTGGATCAGCATCTGTCCCCGCTTCACCCGTCCTTCATCCAAGGCATATGGGCGAGAATGCCAATCCATTCTCGTCCGGCTACGTTCTGCCACGCCATTTAACGCCCGAGCCACAGCGTCGCAGCTTTAGCCAGCGCTTCGAGCTCTAA
- the LOC124315527 gene encoding protein obstructor-E-like isoform X2, with product MARALIVVAIIIAAASAQNIRSDTFVCPKENGFFAHDISCDKYWKCVEGVATLELCGNGLAFDDTDLKNQRENCDYIYNVECGDRLEVEAPISTRNCPSLHGVFPDETKCDVFWSCWNGEASRYQCAPGLAYSRESRVCTWADQVPTCRQEEVGSGFVCPATGDVATGAFSRHAHPDDCRQYYVCMNGNAREYGCPLGTVFKIGLDDQSGFCADPEEVDGCQDYYADSGLDIKQLSKLGF from the exons ATGGCTCGCGCCCTCATCGTCGTAGCCATCATCATCGCAGCCG CTTCGGCTCAAAACATTCGGAGCGACACGTTCGTTTGCCCCAAGGAAAACGGATTCTTCGCTCACGACATTTCGTGCGACAAGTACTGGAAGTGCGTGGAGGGCGTGGCGACGCTCGAACTCTGCGGCAACGGATTGGCTTTCGACGACACCGACCTCAAGAACCAGCGTGAAAACTGCGACTACATCTACAACGTCGAGTGTGGAGATCGTCTAGAAGTTG AGGCCCCAATCAGCACCAGGAATTGCCCGAGCTTGCACGGAGTCTTCCCCGATGAGACCAAGTGCGACGTCTTCTGGAGCTGCTGGAACGGCGAGGCCAGCCGCTACCAGTGCGCCCCTGGCTTGGCTTACAGCCGGGAAAGCCGCGTGTGCACCTGGGCCGATCAGGTCCCCACCTGCAGACAAGAGG AAGTTGGAAGTGGATTCGTTTGCCCGGCCACTGGTGACGTCGCCACCGGAGCCTTCAGCCGTCACGCCCATCCCGACGACTGCCGCCAGTATTACGTTTGCATGAACGGTAATGCCCGCGAGTACGGATGCCCGCTCGGCACCGTCTTCAAGATCGGACTCGACGACCAGTCCGGTTTCTGCGCTGATCCCGAAGAAGTCGATGGATG CCAAGACTACTATGCGGATAGCGGCTTAGACATCAAGCAGCTCAGCAAATtgggtttttaa
- the LOC124315527 gene encoding protein obstructor-E-like isoform X1 — MARALIVVAIIIAAASAQNIRSDTFVCPKENGFFAHDISCDKYWKCVEGVATLELCGNGLAFDDTDLKNQRENCDYIYNVECGDRLEVEAPISTRNCPSLHGVFPDETKCDVFWSCWNGEASRYQCAPGLAYSRESRVCTWADQVPTCRQEEVGSGFVCPATGDVATGAFSRHAHPDDCRQYYVCMNGNAREYGCPLGTVFKIGLDDQSGFCADPEEVDGCADYYGTLDLDGLRNTEVQAGLAPEAAPVKVAPKKPVTSRPAFRPRPVTEVLVVEEESLTAV, encoded by the exons ATGGCTCGCGCCCTCATCGTCGTAGCCATCATCATCGCAGCCG CTTCGGCTCAAAACATTCGGAGCGACACGTTCGTTTGCCCCAAGGAAAACGGATTCTTCGCTCACGACATTTCGTGCGACAAGTACTGGAAGTGCGTGGAGGGCGTGGCGACGCTCGAACTCTGCGGCAACGGATTGGCTTTCGACGACACCGACCTCAAGAACCAGCGTGAAAACTGCGACTACATCTACAACGTCGAGTGTGGAGATCGTCTAGAAGTTG AGGCCCCAATCAGCACCAGGAATTGCCCGAGCTTGCACGGAGTCTTCCCCGATGAGACCAAGTGCGACGTCTTCTGGAGCTGCTGGAACGGCGAGGCCAGCCGCTACCAGTGCGCCCCTGGCTTGGCTTACAGCCGGGAAAGCCGCGTGTGCACCTGGGCCGATCAGGTCCCCACCTGCAGACAAGAGG AAGTTGGAAGTGGATTCGTTTGCCCGGCCACTGGTGACGTCGCCACCGGAGCCTTCAGCCGTCACGCCCATCCCGACGACTGCCGCCAGTATTACGTTTGCATGAACGGTAATGCCCGCGAGTACGGATGCCCGCTCGGCACCGTCTTCAAGATCGGACTCGACGACCAGTCCGGTTTCTGCGCTGATCCCGAAGAAGTCGATGGATG TGCCGACTACTACGGAACTCTCGACCTGGACGGTCTGCGCAACACGGAAGTCCAGGCCGGTTTGGCACCTGAGGCCGCACCTGTCAAAGTGGCCCCCAAGAAGCCCGTCACCAGTCGCCCAGCTTTCCGCCCTCGCCCCGTCACCGAAGTTCTCGTGGTTGAGGAAGAGTCCCTCACTGCtgtttaa
- the LOC124316008 gene encoding extensin-2-like yields MVNYGVVLLLGVVSLMAGSTTGVPMSPGYGGYQSTTNAAPAYYTEAPKYYTTKAPDYYTTTYAAPAYYTEAPKYYSAPSYYTEVPTYYTTKAAEYYTELPKYYTTKAPEYYTSTYAAPSYYTEAPKYYSAPIYITKEPEYYTKAPEYYTTTYYTEAPVYYTTAYAPSSYYTEATKYYTEKAEYYTTTYAAPVYYTEEPNY; encoded by the exons atgg taaactatggtgtcgtgctgctgttgggtgtcgtatcgttgatggctgggtcgaccaccgGTGTACCAATGTCTCCggggtatggcggataccaaagCACAACTAACGCTGCtccagcttactacaccgaggctcccaagtactacactaccaaggcaccggactactacacgactacgtatgctgccccagcctattacaccgaggctcccaagtattactcagctcctagctactacacAGAGGTTCCAACTTATTACACCACTAAAGCGgctgaatactacaccgagctgcccaagtactacaccaccaaggctccagagtattacacctcaacttatgctgccccgagctactacaccgaagccccgaagtattactctgccccgatctaCATCACTAAAGagcccgagtactacaccaaggctccGGAGTACTAtacgactac ctactacaccgaggctccagtttactacaccacagcTTACGCTCCatctagctactacaccgaggctaccaagtactacaccgaaaaggCCGAATATTACACAACCACGTACGCTGCCCcagtctactacaccgaggaacccaa TTACTAG
- the LOC124315173 gene encoding choline transporter-like protein 2 isoform X1 encodes MTKVEDQSGMVHRGPVKNRSCTDIFCLIIFIAFLVGWGIIGFYGFTLGDPQRLLHPTDSNGKICGVDETVKDKPNLFYFDLTRCADPSIFITGCPTPQVCVKSCPTENFLAIASAAEKGDELIKPKLKCKENVTLSQFSVKQLVDQGLCASYYLQSEPIAGRCIPSLTNMTTDSIIFSNPAVREVPIPIEDIVNGTIFLAQLLSAGQTFDRIFQDYSETWWIILIGLAVSMIISLFWIVLMRFAAGFMVWLSILAILALQGFGFWYCFTRYTELKEFPGGNNQTLAQIAFTTNLGTYLELKETWLAFVIILGISMVVIVLMLIFLRNRIRIAIALIGHASKAVASLMSTLVFPIFPWVFQVLVIGYFGAVALYAASIGKSTFKVVGPDNMTTTNCSCTSVIDSVGTCIPLGFEQICSGQCPGAICKFFETGGNFYVTVLQIYNLFGLFWGLFFVSALSEMVLAGAFASWYWAFDKSRDVPFYSLTNSFFRTIFYHMGTVAFGSLIIAIIRSVRVLLEYLDRKVREYSDTSCSRAMMCLCKCCFWMLEKFMRFVNRNAYVLCAINGTGFCESASEAFSLLLRNVVRVAVLDKVTDFLLFIGRLVIVTSVGILSFYVFTNRIHYINEYLPPTHYYMVPIITTVLGAYFISGLFFSVYAMAIDTIFICFLQDTEMNDGSPEKPFYMSQELMEILGKKNKS; translated from the exons ATGACTAAAGTTG AGGACCAATCCGGCATGGTCCATCGGGGACCTGTCAAAAACCGATCCTGCACAGACATTTTCTGTCTTATAATCTTCATTGCTTTCTTGGTCGGTTGGGGCATCATTGGATTCTACg GATTCACACTGGGCGATCCGCAACGCCTCCTCCATCCTACTGATAGCAATGGAAAAATTTGCGGTGTCGATGAGACAGTGAAGGATAAGCCCAACCTATTCTATTTTGATCTCACTCGATGCGCCGACCCCTCCATCTTCATAACCGGATGTCCCACTCCGCAA GTCTGTGTCAAGTCGTGTCCAACTGAAAACTTTTTAGCCATTGCTTCAGCTGCCGAAAAAGGAGATGAGCTGATCAAACCCAAATTGAAATGCAAAGAGAACGTGACTCTCAGTCAGTTTAGCGTGAAACAACTCGTGGATCAAGGATTGTGCGCCAGTTATTACCTTCAAAGCGAGCCGA TCGCCGGCAGATGTATTCCTTCGCTTACCAACATGACCACAGATTCTATAATCTTTTCGAATCCTGCTGTCCGTGAGGTTCCAATCCCGATAGAAGATATAGTCaacggcaccatattcttaGCGCAGCTTTTGAGTGCTGgacag ACATTCGATCGGATTTTTCAAGACTATTCCGAGACATGGTGGATTATATTGATCGGACTGGCCGTCTCTATGATAATATCTCTCTTCTGGATTGTTTTGATGAGATTCGCGGCTGGATTTATGGTCTGGTTGTCAATTTTGGCCATTCTAGCTCTTCAGGGATTTG gattCTGGTATTGCTTTACGCGGTACACCGAGCTAAAGGAATTCCCGGGAGGCAATAATCAAACGCTGGCCCAAATCGCATTCACCACAAACCTGGGTACCTACTTGGAATTGAAGGAAACATGGCTGGCATTTGTCATAATCTTAGGCATTTCAATGGTTGTCATTGTGTTGATGCTAATCTTTTTGCGCAACCGAATTCGAATTGCCATTGCCCTCATCGGCCACGCCAGCAA GGCTGTTGCTAGCCTCATGAGCACTTTAGTGTTCCCCATCTTCCCTTGGGTGTTCCAAGTGCTTGTGATTGGCTATTTCGGTGCAGTTGCTCTCTACGCGGCCTCGATAGGTAAATCCACGTTCAAGGTGGTGGGTCCGGACAACATGACGACAACCAACTGCAGTTGCACTTCAGTGATT GATTCGGTGGGCACTTGCATCCCTCTCGGCTTCGAACAAATTTGTTCGGGTCAATGTCCTGGCGCCATTTGCAAATTCTTCGAGACGGGTGGAAACTTTTACGTGACTGTCCTTCAGATCTACAACCTTTTTGGTCTGTTTTGGGGTCTCTTCTTCGTTTCTGCTTTGTCTGAAATGGTGCTGGCAGGCGCCTTTGCCTCCTGGTACTGGGCATTCGACAAATCTCGCGACGTGCCATTCTACTCCTTGACCAACAGTTTCTTCAGgaccatttt CTACCATATGGGTACCGTTGCCTTTGGCTCTCTGATCATCGCCATCATTCGTTCCGTCCGCGTTTTACTGGAATACCTCGACCGAAAAGTGCGTGAATACTCGGACACTTCCTGCAGCCGTGCCATGATGTGTCTATGCAAATGCTGTTTCTG GATGTTGGAAAAATTCATGCGATTTGTCAACCGCAACGCGTACGTACTGTGCGCCATTAATGGCACGGGTTTCTGCGAATCAGCTTCGGAGGCTTTCTCGCTTCTCTTACGTAACGTCGTTCGAGTCGCCGTCTTGGACAAAGTGACGGATTTCCTGTTGTTTATCGGCCGTCTCGTCATTGTCACATCTGTGGGCATACTGTCCTTTTATGTCTTCACCAACCGGATTCATTACATCAACGAATATCTGCCGCCCACCCACTACTACATGGTGCCAATTATCACCACCGTGTTGGGAGCCTACTTCATATCCGGTCTGTTTTTCAGCGTCTACGCTATGGCGATCGACACCATCTTTATCTGTTTTC TACAAGATACAGAAATGAACGACGGGTCGCCGGAAAAGCCGTTTTACATGTCCCAGGAGTTAATGGAAATTCTTGGTAAGAAGAACAAGTCGTAA
- the LOC124315173 gene encoding choline transporter-like protein 2 isoform X2, whose amino-acid sequence MTKVEDQSGMVHRGPVKNRSCTDIFCLIIFIAFLVGWGIIGFYGFTLGDPQRLLHPTDSNGKICGVDETVKDKPNLFYFDLTRCADPSIFITGCPTPQVCVKSCPTENFLAIASAAEKGDELIKPKLKCKENVTLSQFSVKQLVDQGLCASYYLQSEPIAGHCLPILTVDLKKAAPRAKIQMPLALKGKEDMVDQAVVTLLDLTKTFDRIFQDYSETWWIILIGLAVSMIISLFWIVLMRFAAGFMVWLSILAILALQGFGFWYCFTRYTELKEFPGGNNQTLAQIAFTTNLGTYLELKETWLAFVIILGISMVVIVLMLIFLRNRIRIAIALIGHASKAVASLMSTLVFPIFPWVFQVLVIGYFGAVALYAASIGKSTFKVVGPDNMTTTNCSCTSVIDSVGTCIPLGFEQICSGQCPGAICKFFETGGNFYVTVLQIYNLFGLFWGLFFVSALSEMVLAGAFASWYWAFDKSRDVPFYSLTNSFFRTIFYHMGTVAFGSLIIAIIRSVRVLLEYLDRKVREYSDTSCSRAMMCLCKCCFWMLEKFMRFVNRNAYVLCAINGTGFCESASEAFSLLLRNVVRVAVLDKVTDFLLFIGRLVIVTSVGILSFYVFTNRIHYINEYLPPTHYYMVPIITTVLGAYFISGLFFSVYAMAIDTIFICFLQDTEMNDGSPEKPFYMSQELMEILGKKNKS is encoded by the exons ATGACTAAAGTTG AGGACCAATCCGGCATGGTCCATCGGGGACCTGTCAAAAACCGATCCTGCACAGACATTTTCTGTCTTATAATCTTCATTGCTTTCTTGGTCGGTTGGGGCATCATTGGATTCTACg GATTCACACTGGGCGATCCGCAACGCCTCCTCCATCCTACTGATAGCAATGGAAAAATTTGCGGTGTCGATGAGACAGTGAAGGATAAGCCCAACCTATTCTATTTTGATCTCACTCGATGCGCCGACCCCTCCATCTTCATAACCGGATGTCCCACTCCGCAA GTCTGTGTCAAGTCGTGTCCAACTGAAAACTTTTTAGCCATTGCTTCAGCTGCCGAAAAAGGAGATGAGCTGATCAAACCCAAATTGAAATGCAAAGAGAACGTGACTCTCAGTCAGTTTAGCGTGAAACAACTCGTGGATCAAGGATTGTGCGCCAGTTATTACCTTCAAAGCGAGCCGA TTGCTGGGCACTGTCTGCCAATTCTGACGGTCGATTTGAAGAAGGCTGCACCCCGtgccaaaattcaaatgccgCTTGCATTGAAAGGAAAGGAAGATATGGTGGACCAAGCTGTGGTCACTCTTCTTGATTTGACCAAG ACATTCGATCGGATTTTTCAAGACTATTCCGAGACATGGTGGATTATATTGATCGGACTGGCCGTCTCTATGATAATATCTCTCTTCTGGATTGTTTTGATGAGATTCGCGGCTGGATTTATGGTCTGGTTGTCAATTTTGGCCATTCTAGCTCTTCAGGGATTTG gattCTGGTATTGCTTTACGCGGTACACCGAGCTAAAGGAATTCCCGGGAGGCAATAATCAAACGCTGGCCCAAATCGCATTCACCACAAACCTGGGTACCTACTTGGAATTGAAGGAAACATGGCTGGCATTTGTCATAATCTTAGGCATTTCAATGGTTGTCATTGTGTTGATGCTAATCTTTTTGCGCAACCGAATTCGAATTGCCATTGCCCTCATCGGCCACGCCAGCAA GGCTGTTGCTAGCCTCATGAGCACTTTAGTGTTCCCCATCTTCCCTTGGGTGTTCCAAGTGCTTGTGATTGGCTATTTCGGTGCAGTTGCTCTCTACGCGGCCTCGATAGGTAAATCCACGTTCAAGGTGGTGGGTCCGGACAACATGACGACAACCAACTGCAGTTGCACTTCAGTGATT GATTCGGTGGGCACTTGCATCCCTCTCGGCTTCGAACAAATTTGTTCGGGTCAATGTCCTGGCGCCATTTGCAAATTCTTCGAGACGGGTGGAAACTTTTACGTGACTGTCCTTCAGATCTACAACCTTTTTGGTCTGTTTTGGGGTCTCTTCTTCGTTTCTGCTTTGTCTGAAATGGTGCTGGCAGGCGCCTTTGCCTCCTGGTACTGGGCATTCGACAAATCTCGCGACGTGCCATTCTACTCCTTGACCAACAGTTTCTTCAGgaccatttt CTACCATATGGGTACCGTTGCCTTTGGCTCTCTGATCATCGCCATCATTCGTTCCGTCCGCGTTTTACTGGAATACCTCGACCGAAAAGTGCGTGAATACTCGGACACTTCCTGCAGCCGTGCCATGATGTGTCTATGCAAATGCTGTTTCTG GATGTTGGAAAAATTCATGCGATTTGTCAACCGCAACGCGTACGTACTGTGCGCCATTAATGGCACGGGTTTCTGCGAATCAGCTTCGGAGGCTTTCTCGCTTCTCTTACGTAACGTCGTTCGAGTCGCCGTCTTGGACAAAGTGACGGATTTCCTGTTGTTTATCGGCCGTCTCGTCATTGTCACATCTGTGGGCATACTGTCCTTTTATGTCTTCACCAACCGGATTCATTACATCAACGAATATCTGCCGCCCACCCACTACTACATGGTGCCAATTATCACCACCGTGTTGGGAGCCTACTTCATATCCGGTCTGTTTTTCAGCGTCTACGCTATGGCGATCGACACCATCTTTATCTGTTTTC TACAAGATACAGAAATGAACGACGGGTCGCCGGAAAAGCCGTTTTACATGTCCCAGGAGTTAATGGAAATTCTTGGTAAGAAGAACAAGTCGTAA